One Turneriella parva DSM 21527 genomic region harbors:
- a CDS encoding flagellin, translated as MEIYALSKSPKATQPVGNTKNAVSRPSNFNKPDEAKISVTAQMKARLRQIQQSQENLASGITMLNVADGYLAEMQGITERLKVLALKATNGTDSAFDRQMAQVTVSSLIDELDRVAKDSSYKHMRLFLGDYARTSKTASMWFQIDMTPNSRHRIFLATMTSSAMRLSEAGAKISISTALQGSDAIGVFNDALERVKKQRADISADAEKFEFAMTGLDKEAQALKQGIESIETRRNTHKKVAP; from the coding sequence ATGGAAATATATGCGCTGAGCAAATCTCCAAAAGCTACGCAGCCAGTTGGCAATACCAAGAATGCTGTCAGTAGACCATCAAACTTTAATAAGCCCGATGAAGCTAAAATTTCCGTAACAGCCCAGATGAAAGCCCGGCTTCGGCAGATTCAACAATCGCAGGAAAATCTTGCATCAGGCATTACTATGTTGAACGTAGCTGACGGTTATCTTGCCGAAATGCAAGGTATTACAGAGCGATTGAAAGTACTTGCGTTGAAAGCCACTAATGGTACAGATAGCGCCTTTGATAGGCAGATGGCACAAGTTACAGTATCCAGTCTAATCGATGAATTGGATCGGGTAGCTAAAGACTCATCGTATAAGCATATGCGTCTTTTCCTGGGCGACTATGCAAGAACAAGCAAAACAGCCTCTATGTGGTTTCAAATTGATATGACCCCGAATTCCCGCCATCGAATTTTCCTTGCTACGATGACATCTAGCGCCATGCGCCTCAGTGAAGCTGGGGCCAAAATATCAATTTCCACTGCTCTACAAGGCTCAGATGCCATTGGTGTGTTCAATGATGCTTTGGAACGAGTCAAAAAACAGCGGGCAGACATATCTGCAGATGCGGAAAAATTTGAATTCGCTATGACGGGCCTCGATAAAGAAGCTCAAGCGCTTAAGCAGGGTATAGAATCTATAGAAACCAGAAGAAATACTCATAAAAAAGTGGCTCCCTAG
- a CDS encoding BrnA antitoxin family protein yields MADAINSSEIVEDFLPKPEDLVFKKKTVKVTMNLSKDSVDFFKVRSRKLGVPYQKMINSLVDKYVERYGRA; encoded by the coding sequence ATGGCGGATGCTATCAATTCTTCGGAGATAGTTGAAGACTTCTTGCCTAAGCCCGAAGACTTGGTTTTCAAGAAAAAAACAGTAAAAGTTACCATGAATCTCAGCAAAGATAGTGTAGACTTTTTTAAGGTACGAAGTCGAAAGCTTGGCGTGCCATACCAAAAGATGATAAATAGCCTCGTAGATAAATACGTGGAACGTTATGGCCGAGCGTAG
- a CDS encoding DUF1566 domain-containing protein has translation MKTNCNKLLIALVLVIPIFTAPPKSSIKWVEPKQGIKLFRLPRADSQIIATVPYQAQIQILFRNDEMVEIQKRRGHWAVIKWHDFVGWTFDEDLVWGSYIDTKTVEIKELIWQRCSVGQAPDEYCTGQASGISLEFEASDFKGEKLIKGPFIEACEALNKQSFAGRKNWRLPTALELKTLVRCTAGPQTLLKNFKQCNKGSVYPTIDATIFPNTSPNMYVTSDRSPAPYRDTVFSVHFEVGSTASSYSNYAMLGLVRCVSEK, from the coding sequence ATGAAGACAAATTGTAACAAACTTCTTATCGCTCTTGTTTTGGTTATTCCCATTTTTACCGCTCCGCCAAAGAGTTCAATTAAATGGGTTGAGCCCAAACAAGGTATAAAACTATTCCGACTTCCGCGCGCTGATTCGCAAATAATCGCGACCGTACCATATCAGGCTCAGATACAAATACTTTTCCGAAACGATGAAATGGTAGAAATTCAAAAACGCCGGGGTCACTGGGCAGTTATTAAATGGCATGATTTTGTCGGCTGGACATTTGATGAAGATCTTGTTTGGGGCAGCTACATAGACACAAAGACAGTTGAGATTAAAGAGCTAATCTGGCAACGTTGTTCTGTAGGCCAGGCACCTGATGAGTATTGCACCGGTCAGGCTTCGGGCATATCATTAGAGTTCGAGGCGAGCGATTTTAAAGGTGAAAAGCTCATAAAGGGCCCATTCATAGAAGCCTGCGAAGCCTTAAATAAACAGTCTTTCGCAGGTAGGAAAAATTGGCGGCTGCCCACAGCCTTAGAGCTCAAGACGTTGGTCAGGTGCACGGCGGGTCCCCAAACGCTTTTGAAAAACTTCAAACAATGTAACAAAGGCTCAGTCTATCCAACGATAGATGCCACGATATTCCCGAATACAAGCCCGAACATGTACGTAACGTCTGATCGTTCACCCGCCCCGTACCGAGATACAGTCTTTTCGGTGCATTTCGAAGTGGGCAGTACGGCCTCCAGCTATTCAAACTATGCCATGCTGGGCTTAGTTCGGTGTGTCTCAGAAAAGTAA
- a CDS encoding BrnT family toxin: MEFEWDDAKSESNTDKHGLSFEEAQYAFNDPKRVIAIDHKHSTKAEKRYFCYGKIAGRVVTVRFTFRGEKIRIFGAGYWREGNAKYKRKS, from the coding sequence ATGGAATTTGAATGGGATGATGCGAAGAGTGAATCAAATACAGATAAACACGGGTTATCCTTTGAAGAAGCTCAATACGCATTCAACGACCCAAAGCGCGTTATTGCCATTGACCATAAACACAGCACGAAGGCTGAGAAAAGGTACTTTTGCTATGGAAAGATAGCTGGTAGGGTTGTAACAGTGAGATTCACATTCAGAGGTGAGAAAATCAGAATATTTGGTGCAGGATACTGGAGGGAAGGCAATGCGAAATATAAGAGGAAAAGCTAA
- a CDS encoding DUF4184 family protein, protein MPLTIAHPAIILPVLRYSRNAAFVTGLFIGCLTPDFEYFLRAQLTSTISHTVLGQFIFCLPIGIILTILWQVVIKKPLLANMPQWFRIRLGSVYSSEVKGFNQWLFCCLGLVFGSFSHIIWDSFTHESGYFVKLMPLLSNSQLGSIPLYKFAQHFSTAIGLVALGLYLFWLQPTPEVPAEATPWKYWFPLAFFFITTFSLLWCFIPDQGHRHSIGNKIVWLHTAGLISLVLAGIPRMRYGS, encoded by the coding sequence ATGCCACTGACCATAGCACATCCTGCAATAATTTTACCAGTGCTGCGATATAGCCGAAATGCAGCATTTGTTACGGGGCTCTTTATTGGCTGTCTAACACCAGATTTTGAATATTTTCTGCGCGCACAACTTACGAGTACAATCAGCCATACCGTTTTGGGGCAATTTATTTTTTGCCTGCCGATTGGTATTATTTTGACCATTTTGTGGCAAGTTGTAATTAAAAAACCACTGTTGGCCAACATGCCTCAATGGTTTCGCATACGTTTGGGTTCAGTATATAGTTCGGAAGTAAAAGGGTTTAATCAATGGCTTTTTTGCTGCCTTGGGTTAGTTTTTGGCAGCTTTTCTCACATAATATGGGATAGCTTTACTCATGAATCTGGGTATTTCGTTAAATTGATGCCATTGCTGAGTAATTCCCAACTGGGCAGTATCCCGCTATATAAGTTTGCGCAACATTTCTCAACGGCGATAGGTTTGGTGGCGCTTGGTCTGTACTTATTTTGGCTGCAACCAACCCCTGAGGTGCCCGCAGAAGCAACACCCTGGAAATATTGGTTCCCGTTAGCGTTTTTCTTTATTACTACCTTTTCGCTTTTATGGTGCTTTATCCCGGATCAAGGGCATAGGCATTCAATAGGCAACAAGATAGTCTGGTTACATACTGCAGGCTTAATAAGCCTCGTACTCGCAGGCATTCCCCGCATGCGGTACGGCAGCTAA